TGTAGTCTTGGAATGCTCCATAAAAGTAACCATATTTTCGTTTTCTTTTATAGCcaattccaacaatttttcctGCACATTTTGTTTTCTCTTTTTAGGAGCGGAATGCCTGCGGCTTGATGATGGCAGTGTTGGTGATGGCGATGATACTGATGATGTCGGCGCAGAAGGTGACATAAACATAGATTGAGCGAATGTGTCGTTCTCCGGGTTGTACGCTTCATCTAAATACTCAGCATCGCAGTAGTCATCATCTGGAACAAAATAAAAGATATTGTTAGTTGCTTCGTTAATGCCTGATATAGAccaaaaaactgttttcaagTCGAGTGAAAAACTATAAAACTTGGCTGGAATACTTTCCAGAAGATGCCGGATGAACTATCTATTCTATCTTGAATCAGAACCCAACTCAAATTACTCATAAATCCAAAGCTGCttcaatgaaaatgaatttgaatgctAAGACTGAGTGGTTATTTACATACATTCACGTTCCGCGCATGATTCTGCAAGGTCTCAGTTTGATTCTTTTCAGAATAATTATACCAAACAGGTCATTTGGACCACCGCTAAAGTCACCCATTGCATGAGATTTGATACTATATTTGTACGACTCAAATTGAAAGGGAAGTTCTTATCTCacatttaataaattaaaaatggtaAGGAAAGCTTTCTAGATGATGTTTAACACAAGAGAAAGTCGATCCATGCAGTCTCCTTCTTTCGAAAATTTACTGTCAAAATTACTTTTAACTTACCGGAACCAATCACCTCATCCATCAAATCGCGAGTGCTGTTTTGTTTATAAGTATGGAGAAAGCTGTGTAGAATATCAAAATAATCCCAAGAAGAAGGTGATCCTCCCGAGGGCCCCATGGCGTTTCTTTCGGATCTTTAAAAGTACACTATCTCAAAAAATTGCCCGTAGAGTGCTGACTCAAAAGTTTTAACAGCCGAAAAGCATGTTAATTCGAGCCAAAATAAAAGCATATTTGGTCCGTATGCTTTGTAAATATGTCTTTTTAGTAGCTCAATTGTCAAAATAATCACAAATGccacaaaaaatatcttatctcTGGCAttaatttcatgaattttttcaGTGGATCAGGAATTTATGAAAATCAGGGGCACTTGTGATTATTTTGACAAAGGGCACATTTCCTCACATAGGGACCAAATATGCCATTATTTTGACTTGATTTTAtattcttttcaaaaagtatctACCTGTACTTCCGAGAGAGATTATTGATCCGGTTTTTCAATTCGACCGCCGTAAGTATAACGCCGTGGCCTTTCAGCTCCTCACACATTTGCTTGTAGATGTGGGAGTTCTTGGAAGTGCTCCGAAGGGACAGAATATTGTCCTTCCACACTTCAATGACGACCAGCATCCCCGATTTGTCGAGCATCGTAGCCTTCCTTTCCTTTGCTAGCTCCATTACCGTTGTTCAACTACTCTTGGCCACAGGTATATATAGTTTATAGTTTTTTTCCTCACGAACTGAATAGGAATTGGAATTGGTGTTGGatttaagagactttaaactctgggagttcattcgtctctaactgaATATTTAACACTGCGGTGTTTTGATTCGGTGTTGACAAAACTTGTTCATGGTGCCACCACtacccgtctatggcgctgcgagcAGTTGAAATTGACAAGCTGTAAccatgtacaacggtgaaataggtcggtacagatacagcgattgtaccgagttgcttgcatggttctagcgctgtacatggtgacagacatacaattttcgaagtacagcgaaagtacagctgtatgtctgtcataagtattagatCAATAGCTTTCACTCGGTCGATGCTATCGACTTGCTCGGTatctacagtgtcggacaaaacattaagaccactgctcaagcaaaaatgaaagtgacaaaactttgagaaaaaatacaccatggttttttttacgcgggggatacgtaccttgtGAAAAAAACCGCTTTAATTCTTCGGAAATacgcgtaaaaaaatcgcgttgatcggaaaatccgcgtaaaaaaaccatgtcccctaatgatagatatcaaatgggactatccttatgtataacggaagtaaaaagttaagtgttgctcgcttccgaaaacccgtagttttttcctgcaattttgttggttactggtagctatagtagTATAGTAAAGTATAGAAGATCCCCTtgtaatttgtacactcttctgccgatgcacgtgcaatACCACTGTTGGAGCgcccagagctaagtagacagggaaagacattcacgaattgctgcccgtaaaaaccccgtcccgttgtaccgcccggcgagctccccgttacccaaaacctaaaatccacgttagaatcgtgataaggtgcggcactaagcgctaagctccgttacaagcactaattaccgtaatatgctctgagggaacatgagagaaaattGTGAGCTGAGGGAGAGATGTTATATTGCACTGGTCTGGCACTGGACTGGGACCCgtaaaaccgcgttaattggaaaattcgcgtaaaaaaacctcgtaaaaaaaccgcataaaaaaacctgggtgtaatccaatccagtgcttcaatccatctataataatttattttcattgttggaagaaatttataacatctgtacctaaaacaatagtcattcatttaaaaatgcgttttaagcatacttaacaattcaaatgacgcgacaaaaattaagaaaattaagACAAGCAAAATTCTTATATAGTTCAACTCTTATAATTTAAGAATGAAATTTGATTTCGGTCATACGCCCGTTTACAGTGATCAATCCGTTGGATCCAATTTTTCACTACTCGGCCCCACATTCCGACCGAAATATTGCGAATTTCGCATTGGATGTTGTCTCTTAGCTCTTCTAAAGTTGCTGGCTTGTTGGTATAGACTAGGATTGAGCGATCTCGGAccgattcttagaagatcgatcttttccatttcgatttcagattttttggatcgaacttctgtactcgagaaaatcgagaaaatcgattttttttacttttgatcttttcgatcttagaaaaactttttatagatttgtttttcattatacatcgattttttatctcaccaaaggCCACCTAGCatatttttaaacataatgtcaacatttggatcgcttcttctacgatttacttctaTACTAATGCTGACAGAGACAAAACTAGCGGCAGCTACCGAGAGAATGTACTGTAACCAGTTGCGCATAGGACcactgaacctgatgttgacGTTGTGATATTCCGTAAAACACCGATATATCTTTCCTGTAAATACGCCTAACAATAACTCACATACTATCTTTTTGACGTATCAATCTGAACTCTCTTTTGTTTACCATCCCTCATCAGAGCTACACTCTAATTCTGGATACCACATCCTCCCCCGACAGGAACAATAAGAATAGAATGTAATCTAATCAATAGATGCAATGCCCAGACCTTCGAAGGGAGTATTTCCAATTATTGTATTCTTGTTAACTAAGTTACCGCAGCATCTTTCGTATCATCAAAGTTTGTTTATTCAGTTGCTAGATATGCCTCATCCTCCGGAAGCACTAAAACGATCAATAAACGAAATATGTCTGAAGCgcgattatgaaaaaaaaattttttatcatTCGTCCTGTTGattatttattgttttaatttggaaaataacgTATCGATACTTTCAACtgattctaagatttttttgtttgttgctgGACAATGGCTAATTGACTGTCTTAGAAATTTTTTCTTGATTGTGATGTGAATAAATAGAATTTGAAATGATTACGAGCTTACTTACGTGCAATAATTCTGGCCTTGAGCTAAACTCGGCGTAGTTCTAACCAAATATTGGCTTTGGGCTGAACCCGACTCAATATGATGAATCTATAGATTTTGCTATTACTACAAGCTGGCCTTGGGCTTcacccgactcaactgtttcACATGCAATGGTTCTACCCTTGAGTTGAACTCGGCGCAGATCTAACTGAATATTGGGCTTGGGCTGAACCCTACTCAATATGGTGAATCTATAGATTTTGATATTACTACAAGCTGGCCTTGGGCTTtacccgactcaactgtttcGCAGATCTAACCAAATATTGGCCTTGGGCTGAACCCGACTCAATATGGTGAAACTATAGATTTTGATATTCCTATAAGCTGGCCTTGGGCTTcacccgactcaactgttttGCATGCAATGATTCTTGCCTTGAGCTGAAACTCGGCGCAAATACAATCAAATATTGGTCTTGGGCTGAACCCGACTCAATatagaacattaatagtatttaatATAACTAGAAGCTGGACTTGGGCTTTTAACCCGTCTCAACTATTATATCCTAAAATAATCTGACGTAAAATCCAACTCAACTGTTCAGTTCACAAGATTCTTCGTTTTAACAATAATATTTGTTTTCTTGTTCTATCTTTTATGACATTTTCACATAGCCAAACATATAGTTTGAGAAATTTGAAAACTTGTTTTCTGTCATACTAGCAGCACTTCCAGGATCGAATGTCCTCTAGCCAGCGCTATCATTgcttttttcaaataacttaCTGGAGGCAGAAAAACACAACAAACGAGATCACTTATTGAAAACACACCACTTTCTCCATGCACGGTTTATCATGGCAGGATCACCAATGTGATATTCCGTAAAACACCGATATATCTTTCCTGTAAATACGCCTAACAATAACTCACATACTATCTTTTTGACGTATCAATCTGAACTCTCTTTTGTTTACCATCCCTCATCTGAGCTAAACTCTAATTCCGGATACCACAGACGTCAATTACAGGCGAacagttcaacgtggtttgacatacgctacaggtggcATTTCTCGAAATAGCACGTTTACCAAACTTACTTATCAATAAATCCATTGTAACGTGGGCTGTGTGGCAAGGACAACTGTCTTGTTGAAACCTCATATCATTGATGTTAAGATCTTCCAATTTTGGCCAAAAATAGTCTTCCAACATGTTGTGATAGCGCTCTTCATAGAGGCAAAAATGACGAAGAAATATGGCCCAATCACGCCTCCGGCAACACACCAAACAGTTTTTTACGGGTGCAATGGTGTTTTTTGAAGCACATGTGAGTTTGCATCAGATCAATGATGTATATTTTGCTTGTTGACAAAGCCATTTAGCCAGAAATgaacctcatcgctgaagatgattttgtgatgaAAATCATCAGTTTCTTCCAGATTCACGgatctgcatagtcatagtcaactgaggatagtcagctgaccaTCTGATTGACTATACCCGTATTCAGttagaaatgacttttggcttcttcacgcagtccCTCCGTCAAAActactaaacagtcagtcgggcgtttagtcgctatctccctctaccgaatcgattatatcatttcattcttcccagtcaaattgtcctcattgcattttgaagtgacttcccccaaaacgaattcgttcctctctttctctctcccatgtacgtgtgcatgcatcgatgtttaagttcaacgtggtttgacatacgctacaggtgggctagattcttttgtatcataCATGAAaaatactcacacgtataaaatagcgtcagTGTGTATACGCTGTTTTGCACGCTAATTCTAACGCGAGGACcgttttctagtcaagtcacttttcgttgccggcgactgccgaagcagttctagtcgaagcgaagctattgagagtagagtcggtcctcatttttcaccttcgaagatttcgggccctgtccAGATTCACCAGAGCCCATTCGGACTAGTTTCGGCGCTTCATATGGTCAAGTGGCTTTAGTTAttgagtcaatttgatcttgtaaggatgtaacCCAAGATCTTTTCGCTAAATACGCCACAACGATGTTTAGTAGACGCCCAATTCTTGAGAACGCCGTGCAATTGATTGTGTTGACTCTGACCATTGATGGGAAATCCTTCGAGTGAAGGAACGTTGATAGCTCAGGATTCGGTAAATTTGGCACTTTGGTCTTGTGGAAGACCAAACCGTTTGGATTGTGTCTTGCACACATACTTTAGAATGCTTCTAAATGGAAGGATTTATTAGCGATGCTACTCTTTTAAAGGTCGGATTGGGAATAAATTATGATATAGATAGGAATCAGTTTCTATGttccatttggttttgttagtaTTCGTTTTATGTTGTACTTCGGGTTTTGCTGCCACACATTGCATTTTGCATGGGAGGGAGGAGGTTTGGACACTGGgcataggattgggcgatcttggatcgatatttagatgatcgatctGTTCCTCtccggtttcctattttattgaTCGATTATTTGTACtccaaaaaatatcgaaaatcgatattttctttcgatttttttgatcgcaaaaaaaaagttttttttattttgatctccaaaaaaaattaaaattttcatgaacaattctatgctttcaaatttatatgtagagaattaaaataaaatgcctttgatgttttAACAGAAATGTGGAATTTGTATTCCATGTTTTAACATAGACAACACTTTTAAGTAAATAAGGTATATATGGGGTATAAGtaaataatttggaaaaaatgcattcgatttttcaaatatcGATTCTCTTGTACCGATtttatcagtgaatcgatccctacgtCGTTTAAAAAACGATCCgtcaaaatcgatcttttctaaagatcgcccaatccgagACGGAcactaaaatttgaaaatttggaacACTCGCTCAACATTTGCGTTTTGGCGAGCagactgatttgggtcattTCGGATGGATTCACTTGCGGCTGCGATATATTCGTTGAATCGTGCGTGCGGCTTCTCGTTGACACGGGTATATCCTACAGCGAAAATgtataggggagatgggggtaagacggacatgttaaggaaaacttcaattgtatctttggaaactcatgttttcaaaaatttaaaagcagtttcttacagttcaatataatggttttcgaaataactggccaaatgttttataaaaatgtgcttttccatgttttttactgaaattaaaacaagccgaaaagtacaacatttttatcggtgcgggtttaatggacatgtagtgggggggatatggacaggttcataatatacgaagcgtagaggtttatcgctcgcgagaggaataatttcactctctcccagtgtttgtgcgtccagtaactgaaatagaacaaaaagagaaagcaatataaaaagagttcaatcccttcttcccttcactttccatcatgcattggatgtgattatggatacgACTGTCCATGTCATCctcccagtgcaattatttcaataatttaaatttaacacttacgaatgaatttacttttccgtacatacctaatatcgcttctctgtcaactcaaaaaccgaaatataaccatttcgctgagaattcaattttgcaaattttgccgcaaaagttacatccccacgcggaatcatgttcgattttcggtttttgtttctccattccacttttgatcagtattcattgtcataggatggtttgaatattatagaatagcatgtagaagggtttcccatcaacagaaatttgaaattcataatgcaactatacaaatcaactacctgtccatcattcccccactgtccgtcttacccgctgCTCCTCTACTCAAATTTGGTCACTAAACTATGCACAGCCAGCCGGCTTGGACGATTATTACGGCCGAAAATTGGAGTGAGCGTTTTTAAAGTTGCAACCgtcgactccgaatttcggtagtaatttttaacaaattgTTAAGCGTAGCTCGTTCGTGTACTTCTCCATGGagaaaatgttaattttgaTTAACGATTTGACATTGACTGATCATGAAAATGCTTTAAAAGTTCGTTCACACGAAGAGACCGTTAAGTCGTTAATGGATGATTCTGAGTAGTGGCATCGAGTGATGTTTTGgcacccggggcggaagagtttatttgcACCCCTCGCGGCCAGAAAAGTAGAAACATTAGCACCCAGGGCGAAAGAGTCGACTTGCGATTCaactaattttttcatataaattcggttcattctgcacccctaaaaCAGTGCACCAGAGGGTGGTCCGCTCCCTCCGCACCCCCAAACGACGTCACTGATTATGAGCAGCATTGACAAGAACGTGCAGTTGCAGTCCTGAATTTCTAGAAGCCCTAGTCCCAGGTGCATACACTGCGTTTAAGATTTTGGACAAGCATTGTTTCATGAATAATGAATgaagccaaaaaaaaacatgggatCGAAAAACTTTATTATGCAGTTCATGACTCCCAGGTATTTGCTCTTCACATTTTCTCCCTACTCTAGAAGGCAAATGAATCCTTATAGTGAAAATGACAGTTATGTGAAAACTGATCCTCTTGGACATTCAACGTGTTATGTGACTTCTTAGAATGCAAGGCTTTTCTGGTCgtaatgaaatgaaattcaaaattttgcttccgtttttttttcatttccattttatataaatatcTTCTTTTTATGTAATATatcattttataatattttaataatataTAATAACAATTTTCTGGTTTTGTCTAGACTTTGAGGTTTTCCAAATTTCACAACTGCAATCAAAATGAGCCTTTTAAACTAATACGATCAGGTGGtggtgtgtgtatgtgttttgTTATAATCCTTACTTCGTTAATCGGTATTGCCTTTGATGCGTGTTTCTTTATGTAGTTCTGTTTTTTTCTCCTATGTGTTCATCATCATTCTTTTCGAAGTGGATTTTTAGAGCtattttgaacgatatcaatgaACTATTACACAAAAATCTAGGTATGCTAGTAGTGAAGAACCTGAACGTTTACGGTCTCATGTTTGGGCCATCCGGAAGAAAATGATCCCGCGATTGAGATGTGCATAATATTTAGTCCTGTTATTACACAATTTAGAAAGAAAAAACGGAGCAACGTTTTTAAGCTTACAGCCATGAGATGGAAACGAACGATCTGGATGCTATTATCTCAAGTCTTGTCGAATCTGGTCGTGCTAATAAGCGAAGTATATTACGATTAAGTTCTTATCCATTATATGTTTAAAATAGTGTATACTTTTGTTTGCCTTCATTAGCACTGGGTACAATCAAAAGATCCAAACAAACGTGTATATACAGCAAGGTGAGACTGAATCACTACTACATGAGCCTTTTTACTTGAACTAGTGATACTACTACCTGTCTACCCCTCTCTAAACCAACAAGTGTCCATTGCGCGTTGGAAGAGAATCCCGCCATCTTTTCGGTTGGTGTATTGTGGgagttttttttagaattttccctGGCTTTTCTTTGCACGTTGTAAAAGAAACTAGACAAACGATCCTCTGTGACTGTGTTGGACTTCTTGATATCAATCGTTCCGATTGTAGGTATGAGACGACTTTACTTTAGTTGTTTTACTTTACGGCTATCATGCAcacaataataaaagaaaagtgTGTGTCTATTCCACCGACATTTCTCCTATTTTCGTATATTTCCTAATCTGTCtgcgtgtgtgtgtatgtgtgtatgagaGATAATTtcagaaacataaaaatttaataatcttCTAAATCGAAACAATCGTTGTCCAGTTCGTCTAGTTGCATACTTTGGAAATCTACTTTGTAGCGCAGAATACCTGTGAATAAAAACAGAATAATTATTGAGCAAggtaaatcaataaaaaaataatttcaaaaataaggTTACTAAAGAAGTATGTAATATGATAAAAATAAACTACATGATATGgaaaaacaaagaaaacacATTTTCCCACTATGTTCTTGTTGTGAGTAGTAACGCAGCAATAATTGCTTATTAAGCAAATATTTGTTACACACTTTTGAAATATTCAATATAAATACCGACGTTCAAATGATCAGTTGTTTCTTTTCAGCTCCAGTTCGATTGTTCCATCGTTTCCGCCTATAGGTTATGGTCCCGCTGAGTCGGAATTGGTGAAGAAAAGTTAGTTGAAGTTAATCTTTCAAGATGGAAGAAAGGCTGGTGTCGTTCACGGAGCTCAATGGCTCCAACTACGATAATTGGAGGTCCGGTTGAAGTTGTTGCTGAAAGCAAGTGGACGACTGTAACGAACGCGAAACCGGGACCGATCACGGATGCGTGGAAACCCAAGGATGAGCAAGCGATCGGATTGGCCATGGAGTACAACCAATTGTCCCACATAAGGAGGAGTATGAGACGTTGTTAACCGCTCTGGAGGAGGATTTGACCCTGGACATAGTAAGCTAATTGACGAGTGGCAGAAGAAGAATCAGCGCAAAAGAGATGAGGAAGATTCCGAAGCCATGCTTGTTTGCAGATTTGAAGATCTGTGTTTTTTCTGCAAAAAGTTGGGTCACCAGAaagcaaattgtgaaaaattccGAGCGTGGGAAACTGCAAAAGGGAGCGATCTGGTAACCAAGGACCCGAAAGCGACAACCAATCAGCATAAAGCAAACCATGTGACGCAGTATTATGAAGAACACGCGTTTCTCACTGGATGTGCCAATCAAGCCGGAAAGCAGTGGATTTTGGATTCCGGAGCAACCTTTCACGTGAATTGCCAACTGGATGAAGGTACGTTGGAAAGGCCGGGGTCCTGGACGAATAAACTTTATTGATTGTTTTGGTCGAGAACGTGCAATGCAAGTTGAATGTTCCCTGTTCATACCAGAAATGATGTCAAGTTTGTTGTCTTTGAAGCGGCGGAGTCCGTTGGACACTTGCGTAGTTTTCTTTCTTAAAATAAAGGGCAGTGGCGCGGTGTAGGGGGGCGGTTCGCCCCGAACGTCACCCTCAAAGGAGTGACCATAAaaattacagtagaaccccgattatccgcggaatagtctggctaggtcaccgcgtATCACGAAAACTCGGATAACGTAGTAAATGACTAAAAAATAGATACAAACACTAAAAAATAagatatttcatgaaaactatgttttatcaatacaggaatcattaaactatccatctataaggtcgtgtacaccagaagtataatgtgaaagccatgaccaacacaaaaaatctaaatcctaccactcactgataaATTCCGGGAAAGTCTATAACATTACAATGGAACTCGCTCCCGCGAataaaccgcaccgcggatcaacattgtttcgaaaaaaatctttcGATGTTTATAATGAACGTCACCCGTTAGTGATCCTTTGTTCATTAAATAGAGGTTTTACacttaaaagttcattcgcctttgcTCAGTGATTGGTGGTATTGTTTGAGTGAGAGATTTCACTATGGAAATGTTCATGTGAAATAATCattcttggttttttttgttttggatgcGAGAAAGGTTTCTGATACGAGTAAAAACATTCGTTATCAAATGGAGAGTGATGGTTCAGCTTACATGAAGTGCCTTTCTCAATTCCCAATTTCGCTCCAACCATGTCGAGTTCAAATGGAAGACTTCAGttgcttttttaa
The Toxorhynchites rutilus septentrionalis strain SRP chromosome 2, ASM2978413v1, whole genome shotgun sequence genome window above contains:
- the LOC129769253 gene encoding uncharacterized protein LOC129769253 isoform X2, translating into MELAKERKATMLDKSGMLVVIEVWKDNILSLRSTSKNSHIYKQMCEELKGHGVILTAVELKNRINNLSRKYSTRDLMDEVIGSDDDYCDAEYLDEAYNPENDTFAQSMFMSPSAPTSSVSSPSPTLPSSSRRHSAPKKRKQNVQEKLLELAIKENENMVTFMEHSKTTDLQIIELMKENNALMSKLVDKI
- the LOC129769253 gene encoding uncharacterized protein LOC129769253 isoform X1, which encodes MELAKERKATMLDKSGMLVVIEVWKDNILSLRSTSKNSHIYKQMCEELKGHGVILTAVELKNRINNLSRKYRSERNAMGPSGGSPSSWDYFDILHSFLHTYKQNSTRDLMDEVIGSDDDYCDAEYLDEAYNPENDTFAQSMFMSPSAPTSSVSSPSPTLPSSSRRHSAPKKRKQNVQEKLLELAIKENENMVTFMEHSKTTDLQIIELMKENNALMSKLVDKI